A genome region from Triticum aestivum cultivar Chinese Spring chromosome 2B, IWGSC CS RefSeq v2.1, whole genome shotgun sequence includes the following:
- the LOC123042758 gene encoding noroxomaritidine synthase 2-like, translated as MSISFSQELLISTLAIILLPLMLYLRSSRSKNPSVLPINWPIVGVFPYLIANFHNLHDYLAVVLAGSGHNFRAHGPPGTGLRFFITCEPANVRHIFTTNHANFPKGAEFAAIFDIAGGSFFTTEGEPWRRQRARAQRVLSNPRLLACMTACCRDKVENGLLPVLMHMASTGTTFDLQDLTTRLVFDMTATPLFGVDPGLLSSDMPPMDAAVAMDTVMEVALFRHIVPTSGWKVMRRLNIGPERKLAAAHTVLRGFIEEMMERRKRKEHAGNEGAPSVDILSSYIDDPDYQQNDGLLHATLINYMIAGRDTIGTALTWVFYNLAQNPHVVSFIRHELSPIASRKAATGANNSSTMVIFEPEETKSLVYMRAAIHESLRLHPPVPIERKTAVAHDVMPSGHVVHAGDTLLISLHSMGRMEGVWGKDCREYNPDRWLSEDGKKLRYVPSHKFLSFSSGPRLCLGKDVSFMQMNTIVAAMVWNFDVEVVEGQRVQPKMSCVLQMKNGLMVKLKKREM; from the coding sequence ATGTCGATCTCGTTCTCGCAAGAGCTGCTCATCTCCACACTCGCCATCATTCTTCTTCCCCTGATGTTGTACCTCAGGTCTAGCAGATCAAAGAACCCATCAGTGCTCCCCATAAACTGGCCAATAGTGGGGGTGTTCCCTTACCTTATCGCCAACTTCCACAACCTGCACGACTacctcgccgtcgtcctcgccgGATCAGGCCACAACTTCAGGGCGCACGGCCCGCCTGGGACCGGGTTGCGGTTCTTCATCACATGCGAACCGGCCAACGTCCGGCACATCTTCACGACGAACCATGCAAACTTCCCCAAGGGCGCGGAGTTCGCCGCCATCTTTGACATCGCGGGTGGCAGCTTCTTCACCACCGAAGGCGAGCCCTGGCGTCGGCAGCGCGCAAGAGCCCAGAGAGTCTTGAGCAACCCACGGTTGCTTGCCTGTATGACCGCTTGCTGCCGCGACAAGGTGGAGAACGGCCTCCTCCCGGTGCTCATGCACATGGCGAGCACCGGGACCACGTTCGACCTGCAAGATTTGACAACAAGGCTCGTGTTCGACATGACCGCCACGCCTCTCTTTGGCGTGGACCCAGGCCTCCTGTCCTCGGACATGCCGCCCATGGACGCCGCGGTCGCCATGGACACGGTCATGGAGGTGGCCTTGTTCCGGCACATCGTGCCGACCTCTGGTTGGAAGGTGATGAGGCGGCTAAACATCGGCCCGGAAAGGAAGCTCGCCGCAGCACACACGGTTCTACGCGGGTTCATtgaggagatgatggagaggaggaagaggaaggaacATGCTGGTAATGAGGGAGCTCCTTCCGTGGACATCCTGTCTTCCTACATCGACGATCCAGACTACCAGCAGAACGATGGCTTGCTCCATGCGACGCTCATCAACTACATGATCGCCGGGAGGGACACGATCGGCACAGCTTTGACATGGGTCTTCTACAACCTCGCCCAGAACCCTCATGTCGTGTCGTTCATCCGCCACGAACTATCACCCATCGCATCACGGAAAGCAGCCACAGGCGCCAACAATAGCAGCACGATGGTGATCTTTGAACCGGAGGAGACAAAATCTCTCGTCTACATGAGAGCCGCCATACACGAGTCTCTCAGGTTGCACCCCCCGGTCCCCATCGAGCGTAAGACGGCGGTCGCCCACGACGTGATGCCGAGTGGCCATGTGGTACACGCCGGTGACACCTTATTAATTTCTCTCCACTCCATGGGGAGAATGGAAGGCGTGTGGGGGAAAGACTGCCGGGAGTATAACCCGGATAGATGGCTCTCAGAGGATGGCAAGAAGCTGCGGTACGTGCCGTCTCACAAATTTTTGTCATTCAGCTCGGGCCCGAGGCTGTGCCTTGGCAAGGACGTCTCATTCATGCAGATGAATACTATTGTTGCGGCAATGGTGTGGAACTTTGATGTGGAAGTGGTTGAAGGGCAGAGAGTCCAGCCGAAGATGTCTTGTGTGCTGCAGATGAAAAATGGACTCATGGTGAAGTTGAAGAAGCGAGAAATGTAA